In Silene latifolia isolate original U9 population chromosome 6, ASM4854445v1, whole genome shotgun sequence, the genomic window TAATTTAAGTATATCACTTAGATATTTCGTTATAAAAAAatcatttcaataatatttttcCCGATACATTGGAAATCAATTGAATTTACAAGGACGATGTTGCAAGACCGACAAATCGACAAGAattataaatgtattatttgctgaaaaagtttaacaaactcctttgcatttaagaaaataaaaaaaggtaATTCACTCATCTATacatacaataatataaaaaaaagGTATGTAGAGCATCTAAGTAAAAGACATGTGACATCATCTCATGCTAGCACTAAACTCTTTTTACTTATGTCTACATAAACTTCCATCTTCCATCTTTACCTATTGTTTAATTATGTATTTACATTAGTAGAAGTTCAAGAGAATGACAAACTAATTAAGAACTCATTAATCACATAGTTAAAGAATCTTTATATTAATTTGACAAATTTTAATCTCATAAATTCATATAGTTAATTTACTCATTTTTATGTTTTAATATTGGGGAAGGGAAAGAGGTGTTTCAAAATCTTTAATGTCTTAAAAAATGTATAAATATACAAATTTTCTCCCTCTTTCAATATCATATTCTCTTTGCCAATATTTTCgtttattagtttttttttttaaattaatatgtttataTTTTCATATGCTTAGGTTGACAAAGTTATATTTATCatttaaaatattttaatatttaataaagtattaTTTTACagtttaatatataatttttttgtaTTAATTAGTTTTTTTTAATTGGTGTATTGTCGATATGAGATTTTAAGTTACTAATAAAAGTGTTTGGATTTGCAGGTTTACTTGCGTGAGGAGTTTCGACACTTGCAACTAAGCATTTGATCCGTTTGGCCCTCATTTAGGTTAATATTTTTGGTTTGATTAATTTGATTGCCACTAACAAATGCTAAATTTTGTGAGTTTCGTTTAAGCAGAAACATGTGTATACATTCATGTTGAGGTTCTACTTAAAATTCCATTGTAACAGTGCAAAAGTGTAACAATTCTCAAACTATGATAACAAATGACTACATCAACTAAGAGTATTTTCTTATTATATATGTGAgtaattaatttaggtgatggtttATGCTCTTGTAACTTTCAATCCCTTATTCACGACTTCCAATCTAACACATTTGGTCTATTATAGCTTTATGGTTTCCTATTCTTTTCACTTGGTTTTTAATTTTCTAATACATTTCATGTAAAATATTCAATTTTATAAACAATGTCTTTCCATTTAAGTCAAAGTATTTGTATTTTTATGAAGTTTTAAAACATAAATTGGTGATTAAATTTTCATCAAGGAGAAATTTGTTGTAAACTTGACCTTGTGATATTAATTGATATTTATATGTTTATCATtcatagatatatatatatataaaaaaatgacTCTTACTCTACAAATATGGTGGATATTAGTGcttattgttgtttgtttctatTAGCTTTTCATATTCTATCAATGCACAAATATTTGTATGCATATGAGCACTAAATTAGGCCAATTCCGTATCTTATGAATTTTGGAAAATTTAACCCTCTCACGATTAATTTTTCTCTATTATCCCAACTTAAATTTTCAAATCACAATTGTTGTAAATCATCGATATTAAGATTTTTGGTTGTAAATagaaaaaaaataagagaaaataatttccatgaacaaaaaaaaaaaagaattagttTTGTTGCCAAGTTAGATGAGTTACAAATGCGTATTTTACTACATTTCTCTTTGTTTATTACAATTAAAACTTTTGAGCAAATTAAATAACACTATTAAACCAATTTTATAATATAGAAGTCTCACGAATTATTGGTAGTTATAAATTGGTATTCATAAATTTTGACATAATTGCGTACAAAATTATTAATGTATTcaccttttaattaattattcatgcATCTCAACAAATACCATGATCTAAACTGGGGATGGCGGGGAAGAGGATAAAATGGTTGACCAAAGGATCCGAATGACGATAATTTAACCTTGGCGAGATCTACAGCTCAGGCAAAAAACGGGACTAGCAATAGAGAGAGCAAAAATGAAGAATGACTGTTGTTTTGTGTTGGTTTCACCGACAGAGATACAACCAAATTTTAAAATGAAAGCAGAAATTCAAAACCGGGTTAGTTCTCATAAGTCATAACCAACCAAAAAGCAGAAAAGGAGAAAATAACGACAAAAAAATAATACCAATTGGCCTCCAAAATGGATAAAAAGGGGAAAAATGAAAAATCGAAACAAAGGCTTACGGAAGGAAACCCAACAAAGAAACTTAAAACAAAAAAATCCGTGATTCTCACGGGTCCCAAAACTAGtttctctaatcaaaatacattTTAAGGAGAGACATGAAATATAAGTGAATTGTCAAATAATATTCTACTCCATAAAAaatacactaaaaagtaaaactctataaataccatGCATATATTGCAACGGGTCTATATtagtaactctataaataccgcgtaTTTATTGCGCAAGATCTAAACTAGTTGTACATTAAGTGTATATTTTGTTAATATAACCAATAAATTTTGTTTAATTATACCAAATAATGTGTTTGAATAAACCAAAATCAGGATCTTCAATGAATAACATtggtcactttttttttttttttttttttttttttttttttttttaccatctAATAAAAGATTATTTTAACTTAACTACAGATTTCGAATTAGCTCTAAAAATCTGTAAAAATTTACGAAGAAGAGAATAGCATACTAATTCACGTGTGATCGTGAATATGGGTGGAGCAACAaagttattaattttttttttttaaagtgatgTGATTTTCAACCTTTCCATTCTTGTTACTGTACAACTTTTTCCAACATATTAGAGGGTCCAATACTGTTAATCAAAAATTATTTTTCTCCTAAACTATTAACATCCTTGATAATGGCCGAGCAGAAATTATCATTTAAGACGGAAATATTTGTCTTAAGTTTAAAATGAGTCAAATAATAACTCATTTGTATTGATATGACAAATAGAGCAAACTCTTTGGCCAAccgtttacctcttcgtgagagcacGCGCGACGGGAGGATTATACGTTTGTTGTCGACAGTGGACACCCGGTTTACACCAAAAACAAATATCTTGTTATTTCTTAGACATTTCACTTTTATCGTATTTCATATATTTAAACCCTTTCACCATTAAAACatatatatccgtcttaagaaaGACTACAAGAACTTGTCCCCTTTGCACCTCAGTGGAAATCCGCCACTCGGTATTGTTAATTGATTGCTCGGCAATTTAAATAAAAGAAAGTATGACATTTTTCAGCATATATATTGTGATCAAATAAAAAAGGAAATCTAATATCTGTAGAGACAGAGGAAAAGTAAGAGGTGAGCAAAATAGATTACTTCCACTTATGGTAAATACCAATTTACATAGAGGTTCTTATATAGTATCCAAAAAACCGACATACCCAAAAACAGATCAAATCAGCCCATAGCCCATAACTCCTATTTGACCCATTAACAAAATATTAAACcacataattataattataatacattTAATTAATTTTGAATCAAACTATTCAACACTCCCCCTTGATTCAAAATTACCGACTCCTAGCTGCGACACAAAAAACTGATGCTTGGCCTGCGAAAATGACTTTGTGAAGATATCTGCCGTCTGCTCATTTATGCCACAAAACTTCAGCATCATTTTTCCTTCGGCCACTAGCTTTCAGATGAAATGATATTGCACATCTATGTGCTTAGTTCTACCATGGAATGCTGGATTTTTCGCCATAGCTATAGCTGACATATTATCACAAAAGATAATTGTAGCTTCCTTTTGTTCAACATGAAAATCCGCTAACAATTTTTGGAGCCATAAAGCTTGTCTTGCTGCTGTCGTGGCTGCTATATATTCGGCTTCAGACGACGACAAAGCAATAGTCTCTTGCTTCTTTGAGCTCCAAGTGATTGCTCCAGAACCAAGACTAAAAATATTACCGGAAGTGCTTTTTCTATCATCTATACATCCAGCCCAATCACTATCAGTAAACCCAACCAACTTAAAATTTGGTACCTTAGTATACCATATTCCAAAATTTACCGTTCCAGGCACATAACGGAGTATCCGTTTTGCTGCACCAAAATGTTGTCTCGTGGGATTATGCATATACCTAGACACCACACTCACAGGAAAAGCAATGTCGGGCCTAGTATGTGTAAGGTAATTTAGACCCCCTACAAAACTTCTGTACATCCTCCCATCAGTTTGTTCAGTACCATCTTGACGTCGTAATTTCTCATTTATATTCATAGGAGTAGGTGCGGGTTCACAATTTGTCATGTGAAATTTCTTAAGCAAATTTGTAGCATGCTTCTCTTGACACAGAAAAATACCattttcacattgttttaccTCAAGACCCAAAAAATATTTAAGCAAACCCAAATCCGTCATCTCAAATTTTTTCATCATGCTAGTCTTAAATTTATCAACTAAGCGCTGAGATGAACCGATataaatcatgtcatcaacatataagcatACTACCAGAAAATCATTACCTTCCCGCTTCAAATAAAGAGTCGGCTCATTTTCACTTCTTTTGAAGCCGCTAGATAGGAAGAAAGTATCAATTTTGCTATACCATGCTCGCGGAGCTTGCttcaaaccataaagagctttgcgTAATCGATACACTTTATTTTCATGCCCACTAAAAACAAAGCCCTCTGGTTGAGAAACATAGACCTCCTCCTTCAACTCTCCATTTAAAAATGCCGACTTCATATCAAATTGGTACACGGGTAACTGAAACTGTGCAGCTACGGCCAGAAATGTTCTCACCGTTTCAAATCTAGCAACAGGTGAGAATGTCTCGTCAAAATCCACTCCTTGCCGTTGTGAGTACCCTTTAGCTACAAGCCTTGCTTTGTGTTTTTGAATACTCCCATCAGAGTTGTACTTAGTTCGGAATACCCATTTTAACCTAATTTCATTTTTGCCTTCGGGTGGATCAACTAACTCCCACGTTTCATTTTTCTCTATAGCTGACATCTCCTCCTTCATAGAATCTAGCCACACTTCACTCATGGCTGCTTCTTCATAGGTAATAGGATCTGAGACATATAATGCGAAATTACTTGTCCGGTAAATATCTTGAATTGATCGGAAATTTTTTGGAGGTGTGCTACTAGTGGTGcttgatgatgacgagtgagcaCCGCTAGGTGGGCTGCTGGTTTGAGGAGATGAAGGGCTGTTGGGTGGAGTAAATGTGTCACTTCCGCCATCGCTCATCGTCGCCTTGCACAATTTTTTTCTCGCTCGGAAAATTCACAAACCGGAGTCGAGAGCGCCATATCACAATTCCACACCCATTTTCCTGCTTCATCAAACTTAACATCTCTACTTATAATAACCTTGCCACTTACAGGGTTGTATAACTTGTACGCTTTAGATTCAATGCTATAGCCAAAAATTATACATTTTACTGACTTGCTATCCAGTTTGTGACGTAAATTACTAGGAACCAAAGCATAAGCTAAACAACCAAATATTCTTAAGTGTCTTACCCGAGGTTTCTTACCTCTCCATGCTTCAAACGGGGTTTGATTTGAGACGGCTCTTGTTGGGGAAATATTTAAGAGATACACCGCTGTTGCTACTGCTTGTCCCCAAAATTTATTTGGCAACCCCTTTTCCTGAAGCATACTTCTGGCCATCTCTACAATCGTCCTGTTTTTGCGCTCAGCAATGCCATTTTGCTGCGGTGTATAGGGCGCAGTAAGCTCCCTACGGATACCATGAACATCACAAAAAACATTGAATTCTTTGGACAAGAATTCACCACCACGATCCGTTCGTAGTGTCTTAATACGCCTGCCACTCTGATTCTCAACCATTGCTTTGAATTTTTTGAAGTAATCAAAAGCCTCTGACTTGAGCTTTAAGAAATAAACCAAACACATCCGACTATAATCATCAATAAATAATAAGAAATAACGATTTCCACCAATTGACTCCGTTTTCATTGGACCACATATGTCGGAATGAACAAGATCAAGAAAATTAGAGGCTCTCCATGACTTTCCACTAGGAAATGGTGCTCTACTTTGTTTACCGTAAATGCACCCTTCACACAATACATGATCACCAATTTTAGGCAAACCTACTACCATCTCAGTTTTACTCAATAATTTTAACCCATTTACGTTCAAATGACCATAACGCAAATGCCATAACTTAGCTTCggaattttttttctttaacaACCAGAGCACTACCCAATTCACTAGACACATCCAATGAAAACATATTGTTAGGTGACTTGTGTATATTAGCAATAGTGTGGCTTGACCTTTTATCGCTAATAACACACGAATCATCTTCAAATTTTACAGAATACCCATTACTCACCAACTGTCCAACACTTAACAAATTATGAGCAAGACTCGGAACAAATTGTACATCATTAAGTAATTTAACATCACCTTGCATTGTTTTTACAgcaattgtgcctttcccctaGATAACCAAATTCTTGTCATCTCCAAGACGGACTTCACATTTTTTCGTCTCATCAAGATCCTTAAACAAAGATCTTGCTCCGGTCATATGATTTGAACACCCGCTATCTACATACCATAGGTCGTTGCTCATATTAGGTGCACTTGAATGTGTCATGAACAAGTTGCTTTCCTCCTCCACTTTCTCTGTGAAATTGGCTTTGGACTGATCATTCTTCGTCTTGAACCAGCAATTTGCTTCTTTGTGCCCGTACTTCTTACAGTGATAACATTGAACCAAGCTCCTATTTTGACGGTCTTCACCAAAGTATCCTCTTCCTCTGCCTCGGCCGCGACCTCGGCCTCTAAAACCACCTCTAAAACCGCCTCTGTTGTAACCTCTACCATGTGAATTTTCTGTCTTCCCCTTATCATGAGAAGACTCCCCTTTCACCTGAAATGCTTTCTCATCTATTTTTTCACAGGACCTATTAAGCCTATCCTCATGAGCCAACGATGAGCCCTTTAATTCATCAAACGTATAAGTCGATAAGTCTCTCGACTCTTCAATAGCAGACACCACATGATCAAACTTTTGAATTAAAGTCCTTAAAACTTTACTTACGACCACCTTATCATCAATAATTTCACCATAAGATCTCATACTGTTAATTAATTCGGACAGTCGGGACAAATAATTTTGAGCTGACTCGTCTTTCTGCATAACCATTAATTCAAAATCACGACGAAGGGTTTGAAGTTTTACTTGAATTACCTTTTTATCTCCCATAAACTCTTGCTTTAAGATGTCTCATGCTTCCTTTGATTTAGTAGCAGCTGCAATTCGGGGGAAAATAGCATCATCAAGGGCTTGTTGAATGAAAAATAGAGCCTTTGCATCCTTCTTACGATTCTCTCGTAACTGTGCATCAGGTTCCGTGGCCTGATTTCCCTGGGCTTCTGCAGACCCGTTTCCCACCAAGTCCCATAGCTCTTGAGACTTGAATAAAGTCTTCATTTTAAGGCTCCAAAATTGATAATTTTGCCCCTTAAAAATTGGAATTAAGGGTTGTGATGATGGATTATTTGACGCCATTGATGTTGCTAATCAAAGCTTTCTGATTTGTTTTCAATTTATtggatttttctttttcttttttgttgtttttctttcttGCGGTAGAAAgatggttttttttgtttttcacaCCTTTTTTTGCTTTCTTCTGCAAGTTGCAATTGTTTATAGTGGAAGGCTTTTTTTTGTGTATGGACCAAATCCTGTGCTCTGATGCCAGAAATGTAGAGACAGAGGAAAAGTAAGAGGTGGGCAAAATAGATTACTTCCACTTATGGTAAACACCAATTTACATAGAGGTTCTTATATAGTATCCAAAAAACCGACATACCCAAAAACAGATCAAATCAGCCCATAGCCCATAACTCCTATTTGACCCATTAACAAAATATTAAACCACATAATTACAATTATAATACATTTAATTAATTTTGAATCAAACTATTCAACAATATCGCATTAAGATGGCCCCTTAATCTGTATTATATACATATTATGATTAGAGATTAGACATCAATCAAGGTTTTTGAAACTATTACACATCATTTTTTTTACTAATGGTGTGAGCACCCACCTTTTGTGGGAATAGGTGATCGATTATTGCATTTGCCTCTATATCATTTTGAAAGCGATGGTAAATACACAAATAATGTTAGGCTCGTAATTTTTGAAGGGTAGTGATAAAAAGTCATTCGCTAATAATGGAACTTGTGAAGATGAGCAGCGGAGCTCGAGATTTCATCCATGGCGGATTTGATTACTAAGAAAGGAAAGATTCTAGAGAATTCTATTATTGTTAGTGAGAGAAAAATATGTAGAGAGAGAGGGCAAATAGAAGAGTGAATTGTATTAACTTATGATGATGTGTACAATATCCTACTTATATACAAGTTACTGTCTTATGTACAAAGTAATGACGACATATTTACAAGTTATTATTTCCACATCCCCCCTCTCAAGGTGGGTGTGTGAAACGAGAATCAAAACACAAACCCAGCTTGGATGAAAGGTACATATCTGTCTTTCTTGCGACCCAAGAGTTTAGTTAACAAGTCAGCCAACTGTTGTTGAGACTGGACATGCTTGGTTATAATAAGACCCTCTTGCACTTTTTCCCATACATAATGACAATCAATATTCAAGTGCTTTGTGCGCTCATGAAAAACGGGGTTAACAGCTATGTGTTGTGCAGATTTGTTGTCACAAAAAAGAGTAATGGGATGAGGCACATGAACCTTGAAATCTTGCAATAATCCTTGCAACCAAACAATTTCACTTGTTGTGTAGGACATGGCACGATACTCAGACTCAGCAGAAGACTTGGATACAGTCTTTTGCTTCTTGGTTTCCCAAGAAATCAGAGAGTGACCAAGGAAAACACACTGACCAGTGACGGACCTGCAACTGAACTGGCAGGGTCCCCAATCAGCATCACCGAATGCCTGCAAAGTGAGCTCATTTTCTGCTGGATAAAAGAGTGCTGCATCCTTAGTTCCTTGTAAGTATCTCAGTACATGAGTTGCAGCATGAAGATGTGGCTCTTTTGGTGCATTCAAAAATTGACTAAGATGTTGGAAGGAATAAGAAAGATCAGGACGTGCCAAATTTAGGTAAAGAAGTTTACCAATGATTTTCCTGTAAATTTCAGGATTAGGTAATAAATTTCCTTCTTGAGTGGATAACTTCAATCCTCTAGGTAATGGAAAAGGAGCTGGAGTACAATTCATCATACCAGAATCATGAAGAAGATCAGTCACATACTTTCTTTGATTGGTTAATATACCTTTTGATGATCTTGTAATCTCCAAACCCAAGAAGTATCTAACATCTCCCAAGTCTTTAATGGTGAAAGCCTTATCTGAAACTGTCCTGAGATGAGTTATGTAGTGAATGTCTGACCCAGTAAGAAGTAGGTCATCCACATAGACTAAGACCATGACAAATGAACCACCAACTTCCCTTATAAACAAGGAATAGTCATATTTAGATTGAATAAATCCTTAAGAAAGAAGTAATTTACTGAGTTCCACATTCCATTGTCTAGAAGCTTGTTTGAGTCCATAGAAAGATCTTTTAAGTCTACAGACTTGATGTGATTTGGCCTTAATGTACCCTTCTGGAGGTTGCATATACACTTCCTCCTCAAGAAAACCATGGAGGAAGGCATTGTTGATATCAAGTTGCTTTATTGGCCAATTTTTTGCTGCTGCCACAGATAAAAGTACTCTCACTGTGGTAAATTTTGCCACGGGTGAGAATGTGTGCTTGAAATCCTTACCCTCAACTTGGTTATAGCCTTTGGCAACTAGTCTTGCCTTGTACCTCTCAACTGAACCATCTTGATTATACTTGACTTTATACACCCACTTGGATCCTATAGCTTTAAATCCTTGTGGTAAAGTTGTCAATTCCCAAGTACCATTTGCTTCTAAGGCAGACAACTCCAATTGCATAGCCTTTATCCAATTAGGATCAGATTGAGCTTACTTGTAAGTAGAAGGTTCAGGTATGGACATCACATTATTTAAGGATGCAATGATGTCAGGTGGATAGGATGTGATGTCAAAAACTGAGAAGGAATGATGTTTTGACAAAGTAGGACAAATGAATTCTTGTAGATTACTAGGTGGCCTTGATGTTCTTTGAGATCTCCTAATATCAGGAGCAACATTTTCATATGGAGCAGATGTGGAGCTAGGAACTAAATCAGGAGAAATGAATACTTCAGTAGAATATTGCTCTGTGGCTGCCACAGGAGATGTACCAGGCAATCCGGTCAATGCTGGATCATCATGACCCAGACCCAGTGAAGGAGAAGGATCAAAGAATGATGAATCATCATGACAAGATGTATTCAAA contains:
- the LOC141588724 gene encoding uncharacterized protein LOC141588724, with the translated sequence MVMQKDESAQNYLSRLSELINSMRSYGEIIDDKVVVSKVLRTLIQKFDHVVSAIEESRDLSTYTFDELKGSSLAHEDRLNRSCEKIDEKAFQVKGESSHDKGKTENSHGRGYNRGGFRGGFRGRGRGRGRGRGYFGEDRQNRSLVQCYHCKKYGHKEANCWFKTKNDQSKANFTEKVEEESNLFMTHSSAPNMSNDLWYVDSGCSNHMTGARSLFKDLDETKKCEVRLGDDKNLVI